A window of Bacteroidales bacterium genomic DNA:
CACTATTAAAACTAATTTAATATCGATTAACTGATTTTTATGGCAGTCATTAAATCTTTCCGGGGACTCAGACCCCCTGGGGAAATAGTTAAAGATTTAGCTTCCAGGCCATATGATGTACTGGATTCCGAGGAAGCAAGAGTGGAAGTTAAGGGAAACGAATATTCCCTTCTTCATATTATCAAACCCGAAGTAGACCTTCCGCCTGAAACAGACCACTATGCTTCACAAGTTTATGATAAGGCTGCTGAGAATTTCAGAAAATTCCAGGATCAGGGCTGGCTAAGAGATGATGAAGCTGCATATCTTTATATCTACGCCCAGACTATGAATGGCAAAACCCAATATGGCCTGGTAGCCTGCGCTTCCGTTGATGATTACCTTAAAGGCGTGATCCGGAAGCATGAGCTGACCCGGCCGGATAAAGAAGAAGACAGAAAAAAACATGTCAGGGTAACCAATGCTAACATGGAACCGGTCTTTTTTACCTACCCTGCAAATCCTCGGGTTGACCGGATTATTTCAACTTTTGTGGCAATAAATGCACCTGAATATGATTTTATTTCGACCGATGGAATAGGACACCATTTTTGGGTGATCAGGGACCAGAAGATCATCGGAGAACTAATCGGGCTTTTTGCCGAAATCCCATTTGTTTACGTGGCCGATGGCCATCACCGGACTGCCGCTGCAGCGCTGGTCGGAAATGAAAAGAAAGAAGCCAATCCAAACCATAATGGCTCTGAAGAGTATAATTACTTCCTTGCCGTCCATTTCCCGGATAATCAGCTTACAATCATCGATTATAACCGTGTAGTCAAAGACTTGAATGGTCTGAGTAAAGAAGCCTTGTTAGGAAAATTAAAAAAGGGCTTTGAGGTTGAAGAGAAAGGCCATGAAATATACAGACCCGGACTTTTGCATAATTTCAGCATGTATCATGATGGAAAATGGTACTCACTGACGGCAAAACCCGGAACCTATAATGACCATGATCCGATCGGTGTGCTTGATGTAACCATCCTTTCCAAACTTGTACTTGATGAGATTCTGGGGATTAAAGACCTGAGACGGGATAAAAGAATTGATTTTATTGGCGGGATCCGTGGATTGGGTGAGTTGAAAAGACGTGTCGACAGTGGAGAAATGGCCGTTGCTTTTGCGTTATACCCGGTTTCGATGAAGCAGCTCATTGATATTGCAGACAGCGGGAATATCATGCCGCCTAAAACCTCCTGGTTTGAACCTAAACTTAGAAGCGGACTTGTTGTTCACAAATTGGATTAAAAATATAAAACAATGGAAATCAAACAAATCATTCTTAAAACTCTCAGGGATTCGAAAGAGCCCCTTAAATGCGGAGAAGTAGCTGAAAAATGCGGCCAGGATAAAGAAGCTGTTGATAAAGCCATAAAAGTCCTGGTTAAAGAAAATTTGGTTACTTCGCCAAAGCGGTGCTACTACCAGGCTAAATAATAGGTTAAAGGTCCAGAAAATCCTGGAACAAAACCTGCACGTAGGATTCTCCTTTACGTATAAATGCTTCTTCCTTTTCAGGAGTTGTCCCTTCAGGGAAGTCTTTTTTATAGTAATGATTCCAATTCATGCTGTAAACAATTTCCCCTTCGGGGGATTTCCAGGTATAGCCGTCATTTAGCACGATATAAGCGTACTCCGGTGCATAGGGATTGAAAAGGTTGTCCCCCCAGTTGAATTCATCTGCCGGAAGGTTTAGCTGCTTCAGAATGGTTTTTGTCAGGCAACTGTTGTCGGAGATCCTATCGGATTTCACCCCCCTGAATTCATCTTTTAACACGTTTCCGTAAAAAAACAATGGGATGCGATGGTACTCATAGCTTTCATAGCGCCAGTTCATGTATGAATTATGGCCATGGTCAGCGATAATAATGAACAGAGTATTATCGAACCATGGCTGTTTGCGGGCCATTTCAAAATATTCACCGAGACATTTATCGGCATAATAAGCTGAGTTTATAAATGGATTTTCAGGCCCTGCCCAGTCGAGCACAGGATCCATCGGGAAATCATAAGGTGAGTGTGAACTTAATGTGAATACGACGCTGAAGAAGGGTTCCTTTGCGTCTTTCATTTCATCGATATGAATCCGGTAAAGGTATTCATCATGTACCCCAAGGCGCCCTCTTGGAATGGAAGGATCAATGTCGGCTTCTTCAAACATCTTTTCAAACTGGTTAAATAGTAAATAAGCCCGCATGTTCCCGTAATCAAGCTGGCCGCCGAAATAAAAAGAAGTGTTGTATCCCGCAGCATTCAGGGTTTTGACCATGCTTGGCATTTTTCTGAATTTTTCGGGATTAGCAGTGAATGTCGTATAGGGCAATGCAGGATGTCCGCCGAATATGGTAGCGGCAGCTTCGTGCGACCTGTTCCCGGTGCTGTAAAACCGTGTAAACAATAATCCTTCCTTCTCCAATTTGGCGAATTCCGGAGTAATGCCGGGCCTGGCCCCTAATGATTCGATGATGTCAGCGGTCCAGCTCTCCATTAACAGGATTACGATGTTAGGTCTGCTACTGTTAAGGATGCTTATTGTCGTATCCTTTTCAGTGCGCAAAATATCTTCCACCGTTTTCCTGGCATCTTTAAGGTCATAGAATTGGTAAGCATTCGACTTTTTATACCTGCTGGTCTCCATTACATTGACCGCAAACTGATAACCTGAATTAACCGCAGCCCAGTTCAGTATGCTGTGATGAGAATAATGCGCAGAGCTTTGCGAAATAGCTATATCATTTATGCCACCCCTTAGCAGGACGAAAAGCAATGGAACTGCGACGATGAAGAAGACAACAGAGGAATAGATCAACCGTGACCTTTCCAAGATTTTCATATAAAACACTTTGGAATACAGGATGAAAGAACTACCTGTCATTACTACCAGGAAGAATAACAAACTGAAGAACTGCTCGGCAGAAATGGAATAATACGCTTCTGATATATGCTTCACATGGGCGAAGGCACTGGTCGACAATTTGCATTTCCATTCTGCAAATGAACCCAGCTCAACTGCTGTAATGAGCGACCAAACCAGTATCAATATAAACGTGTATACTTTGTTAACCGTATTTAGCCATCGTGCCTTAAATAATCCCTGGATCAACAGAAATAAAGATGGAATGATCAGGATATAGGCTGCTGTGGCAGTGTCGAGTTTCAGGCCATGCCAGAAAGAAAGTAGGGCCTCCCCTGTTGTTATATCTTCAAGCTTCAGTAAATTAATATGATAGATGAGGAAAACAGCTCTGAGAAGGAAGAAAAAAATCATCCAGAACAGGTATTGGCGGATTAGCGAGAAAAAGAGTCGTTTCAATTTTTTGAATTTTGCCGCAAATTTATTGATAAAGCCGTTAATCTGTCTTAAATTTGTTTGAGCATTAAAATAGCATCATGTCTATCCGTATTAATCTGACGCAGTTACACAGGGAAATTCCGTCCAATGTCAAAATTGTGGCAGTTTCTAAAACCATGCCGGTCGAGATAATATTGGAAGCCTATAACGCAGGTCATCGACTTTTTGGTGAAAACAAATCACAGGAACTGATCACGAAACAACCATTTCTTCCGCCAGATATACGGTGGCATTTTATCGGGCATCTTCAGAGCAACAAAGTAAAGTATATTGCCCCATTTGTCGAAATGATCGAATCGGTTGATTCCCTGAAACTATTGCAGGAAATCAATAAACAAGCTGAAAAGCATGGCCGCCTGATCAGGTGCCTGCTTCAATTTCATATTGCCACCGAAGAAACCAAATTCGGTCTTGACCTGCAAGAAGCCGAATTGCTGCTGAAAAGCCGGGAGTATGCTGAGATGAAGAATATCAGCCTGAACGGGGTAATGGGCATGGCCTCCTTTACGGATGATACAGCGCTGATCCGGTGGGAATTCCGCAGTCTGAAGACTGCGTTAATTCACTTGAAAAACTCGTTTTTCAAGGAAAGTCCGGAATTTTGTGAAATCAGCATGGGCATGACTGGTGATTACAAGATTGCGATTGAGGAAGGCAGCACCATCGTCCGGATTGGAACAGGAATTTTTGGGAAGGTTTAAGTTTTAAGTTTCAATCCTCTTCACTCCATCTCCGACCTCCGGCAGGTAAAACTGAGCTTCCAGGCCGGTTTTTTCTTTATAGGCTTTTGAAACTCCGGAAATAAATTCTTCAAGATTTTCTTCTTTAACGAAGGCTACAGTGCATCCCCCGAATCCTGCACCGGTCATTCTTGCTCCTAAAACTCCTTTTTGATTCAAAGAGATTTCGACCAGGGAATCAAGTTCAAAACCCGTCACTTCATAGTCATCGCGAAGGGATTTGTGTGATTGCACCATCAGTTGTCCAAAATATTGAAAATCCCTATTCATCAGGGCTTTAACAGCTTCCAGGACACGCTGGTTTTCCGTAACGATGTGCCTGGCCCTTTTCAGCACTACTTCATCCCTGATCAGTTGATTTTGTTCCATAAATTGTTGGTATCCTACTTCACCGAGAGAATTAATACTGAGGGATTCTGAGAGGTAATCCACAGCTTTCCTGCACTCGGCAACTCTTTCATTATATTTTGAATCTTTCAGTCCCCGTTTTTTATTAGTATTGGTGATCACTAAACGGTATCCTGGTAAATTCAGCGGTACATGCTGGAAGGCAAGTGTTCCGCAGTTCAGGAAAATAGCATGATTCATTTTCCCCTGCCCTACCGCGAACTGATCCATAATGCCGCAATTGACCCCGATAAATTCATTCTCGGCCTTCCTGCACAAATGAATGAGATCCATGACATTATATCCCCAACCATATAAATCATTTAACGCGAAGGCGGTAACCATTTCAATGGATGCAGACGAAGATAATCCTGCTGCCGGTGGAATATTGCCGGCGTAATAAAATTGAAGCCCTCCGGTTTTATTCCCTTTCTGAGAAAACATTTCGATGACTCCTAATGGATAATTGATCCATTCCTGGCCGGATTTTTCGTATTTATCCCTGAGTGGCAACTTCAGGGTATAACTAAATCCCTGGCTTTGAAATTCAAGATAAGGTTCATCCGTTTTCCTGACGCTTAAATAAGTCCCGAAACTTAAAGCGCAAGGCAGTACAAAACCATTATTGTAGTCGGTATGTTCACCGATAAGGTTTACCCGGCCGGGGGCAAAATAAAAATGAACATCTTCTTCACTTACGCCGTAGATTTGCAGGAATTGGGATATCAGTTGTTTATTTTCCATAGGAACAGAGATACAATTGAAATAAATTGAAATAAATGGAATACACATTACGTAAATTTATGCGTATTTGATCCAATCAACAAATATAATCCACAAGCCAGAATAAACACTGTTAATTGATGATCTTTCTTAAATAATTTGTATTTTTGCGCCGGTTTTAAGTCCGATGGACCCGTAGCTTAATTGGATAGAGCATCTGACTACGGATCAGAAGGTTGAAGGTTCGACTCCTTTCGGGTTCACTTCAAAGTTGACAGTAGGCAGTAGGCAGTTGGCAGTAAATGCCGGCTGCTTTTTGCATTTACAAGCGAAACAACAAACAACGATTGAGATAAGCAATTTTTTAGACAGAATTGTTAATACCCCCTCCTTCCCACCGGGTATATTTCCCAAAATTCCGGGGAAACAGATAAAAACTACATTTATCCTGGTATTCCTGCCAGGTCTGAAAGTTTGCCAATTAGGTAATATTGGTCTTCTAATGAAAGTTCATCCAGACTGGGAATTGTCGTAAAGTAATTCAGGATATTATTTTTGACCCGAATCATCTTTTTTCTTTTCCAGGTTCTTAGGCCCTTTTTTCCTCTTCTTTGTTTATCATTATTAAATTCATCCCGGAATATTGATCTTATCCCGTCACAAACCCTGTCAATATTTATTTCCTCTTGCAATGTAATGACTTCATTGGGTTTATTTCTTTCATATTCCCCCTTGAAACTTATTGATGTAATCCTGTTATTCATTAAATATTGCTTTAGCTTATCCAGTTCAGCCCACATTTGATAATACTTTCCTGAATAGTTATCCTTGTCATCACCTGACTGAGTTTCTTTTTCAATCCAGAGAAGTATGAAGCAAATCTCCAGGATGGCCTGGTCTTCGGAAATATCATATTCAATAAGAAGGGCCGCCACTTCATCATATCTTTGCCTGTCAATTATCATATTATAATCAAAGCCCCCTTGTGAATTGTAATCCAGGGGGAAAAACTTATCAATCCTATGAAGATCAATTGCTAATTTTATTTTTGGGCCTGTTTGCATTGGTGCTGGATTTGTAAGGATGGATTATTCAACATATTTGAATTGGTTATCACAATATACGAAATTTCTCAACATTCCGGGTATAAGCTTACTAAAATTCCGCTAAACAAGAAAAAGGAACTATGAAATCAATAAAGCAAGTTTACCAGGACATCAGATTTAGATTCGAGAAATAGCCTCACCATGATAAGGCATAAAGCTGGGTTTGGTGATGGCAAAGTGACCATAAGTAGTAATGATTGCCGGCTGCTTTTTGCATTTTATAT
This region includes:
- a CDS encoding DUF1015 family protein, whose translation is MAVIKSFRGLRPPGEIVKDLASRPYDVLDSEEARVEVKGNEYSLLHIIKPEVDLPPETDHYASQVYDKAAENFRKFQDQGWLRDDEAAYLYIYAQTMNGKTQYGLVACASVDDYLKGVIRKHELTRPDKEEDRKKHVRVTNANMEPVFFTYPANPRVDRIISTFVAINAPEYDFISTDGIGHHFWVIRDQKIIGELIGLFAEIPFVYVADGHHRTAAAALVGNEKKEANPNHNGSEEYNYFLAVHFPDNQLTIIDYNRVVKDLNGLSKEALLGKLKKGFEVEEKGHEIYRPGLLHNFSMYHDGKWYSLTAKPGTYNDHDPIGVLDVTILSKLVLDEILGIKDLRRDKRIDFIGGIRGLGELKRRVDSGEMAVAFALYPVSMKQLIDIADSGNIMPPKTSWFEPKLRSGLVVHKLD
- a CDS encoding MarR family transcriptional regulator, whose translation is MEIKQIILKTLRDSKEPLKCGEVAEKCGQDKEAVDKAIKVLVKENLVTSPKRCYYQAK
- a CDS encoding sulfatase-like hydrolase/transferase, with translation MKRLFFSLIRQYLFWMIFFFLLRAVFLIYHINLLKLEDITTGEALLSFWHGLKLDTATAAYILIIPSLFLLIQGLFKARWLNTVNKVYTFILILVWSLITAVELGSFAEWKCKLSTSAFAHVKHISEAYYSISAEQFFSLLFFLVVMTGSSFILYSKVFYMKILERSRLIYSSVVFFIVAVPLLFVLLRGGINDIAISQSSAHYSHHSILNWAAVNSGYQFAVNVMETSRYKKSNAYQFYDLKDARKTVEDILRTEKDTTISILNSSRPNIVILLMESWTADIIESLGARPGITPEFAKLEKEGLLFTRFYSTGNRSHEAAATIFGGHPALPYTTFTANPEKFRKMPSMVKTLNAAGYNTSFYFGGQLDYGNMRAYLLFNQFEKMFEEADIDPSIPRGRLGVHDEYLYRIHIDEMKDAKEPFFSVVFTLSSHSPYDFPMDPVLDWAGPENPFINSAYYADKCLGEYFEMARKQPWFDNTLFIIIADHGHNSYMNWRYESYEYHRIPLFFYGNVLKDEFRGVKSDRISDNSCLTKTILKQLNLPADEFNWGDNLFNPYAPEYAYIVLNDGYTWKSPEGEIVYSMNWNHYYKKDFPEGTTPEKEEAFIRKGESYVQVLFQDFLDL
- a CDS encoding YggS family pyridoxal phosphate-dependent enzyme, whose translation is MSIRINLTQLHREIPSNVKIVAVSKTMPVEIILEAYNAGHRLFGENKSQELITKQPFLPPDIRWHFIGHLQSNKVKYIAPFVEMIESVDSLKLLQEINKQAEKHGRLIRCLLQFHIATEETKFGLDLQEAELLLKSREYAEMKNISLNGVMGMASFTDDTALIRWEFRSLKTALIHLKNSFFKESPEFCEISMGMTGDYKIAIEEGSTIVRIGTGIFGKV
- a CDS encoding galactokinase, whose translation is MENKQLISQFLQIYGVSEEDVHFYFAPGRVNLIGEHTDYNNGFVLPCALSFGTYLSVRKTDEPYLEFQSQGFSYTLKLPLRDKYEKSGQEWINYPLGVIEMFSQKGNKTGGLQFYYAGNIPPAAGLSSSASIEMVTAFALNDLYGWGYNVMDLIHLCRKAENEFIGVNCGIMDQFAVGQGKMNHAIFLNCGTLAFQHVPLNLPGYRLVITNTNKKRGLKDSKYNERVAECRKAVDYLSESLSINSLGEVGYQQFMEQNQLIRDEVVLKRARHIVTENQRVLEAVKALMNRDFQYFGQLMVQSHKSLRDDYEVTGFELDSLVEISLNQKGVLGARMTGAGFGGCTVAFVKEENLEEFISGVSKAYKEKTGLEAQFYLPEVGDGVKRIET